Proteins encoded in a region of the Natronorubrum halophilum genome:
- a CDS encoding glutaredoxin family protein, translating into MGASATEATDAPITFYRLQACPYCERVARLLDEYDLEYRSRFVEPMHSRRDVVKRVAGVRTVPVIVDDDTGVTMAESANIVRYLERTYGEDDADRAEATAAESGGEA; encoded by the coding sequence ATGGGAGCATCCGCCACCGAAGCCACCGACGCGCCGATCACGTTCTACCGATTGCAGGCGTGTCCCTACTGTGAACGCGTCGCCCGACTGCTCGACGAGTACGACCTCGAGTACCGATCGCGGTTCGTCGAACCGATGCACTCGCGACGCGACGTCGTCAAGCGAGTCGCCGGCGTCCGCACGGTTCCCGTCATCGTCGACGACGACACCGGCGTGACGATGGCCGAGAGCGCGAACATCGTGCGCTATCTCGAGCGGACCTACGGCGAGGACGACGCCGACCGCGCCGAAGCGACCGCGGCGGAGTCCGGAGGTGAGGCGTGA
- a CDS encoding redoxin domain-containing protein, translating into MPDFEVVELGSADSLEPGAEVPDFTRPLVTDEFWEDRSLSETSSDEGRTILVFTPMIGSFVAKYIWDELADRDWFDRADRVIGVTASTPYGISRFLDENEFPFAIFADPGNDVADSFGIPHDLDGMAGISEPRTAVFALDPELTVEAAWVATEWPEFPDYDALESQLGLE; encoded by the coding sequence ATGCCCGACTTCGAAGTGGTCGAACTCGGTTCGGCGGACAGCCTCGAACCCGGCGCGGAGGTCCCCGACTTCACGCGACCGCTCGTCACCGACGAATTCTGGGAGGACCGCAGCCTCTCCGAGACGAGTTCCGACGAGGGGCGGACGATTCTCGTCTTCACGCCCATGATCGGTTCGTTCGTCGCCAAGTACATCTGGGACGAACTCGCAGACCGCGACTGGTTCGACCGCGCGGATCGCGTGATCGGCGTCACGGCCTCGACGCCATACGGCATCTCGCGATTTCTCGACGAGAACGAGTTTCCGTTCGCGATCTTTGCGGATCCGGGTAACGACGTCGCCGACTCCTTCGGCATCCCTCACGACCTCGACGGAATGGCGGGCATCAGCGAACCGCGAACGGCCGTTTTCGCCCTCGATCCGGAGCTGACCGTCGAAGCCGCCTGGGTCGCCACCGAGTGGCCAGAGTTCCCCGATTACGACGCCCTCGAGTCGCAGTTGGGACTCGAGTGA
- a CDS encoding L-threonylcarbamoyladenylate synthase, whose amino-acid sequence MDADELERAAAAIREGEVVVYPTETVYGLGADALDPDAVERVFEVKGRDRSKPVSLAVPTFETAIAEGYIRASDREREFAATFLPGPVTLLCERRAVVPDILTAGRERVGVRVPDCEPALELLERVDRPITATSANVSGQPSARRVDDIDERVRNAAVVLDLEGGRYSPSQPSSDRDESGEVGSTVVDLSTATIHRRGALADEIEAWLEDSDLTEPE is encoded by the coding sequence ATGGACGCGGACGAACTCGAGCGCGCGGCGGCGGCGATTCGTGAGGGAGAGGTAGTCGTATATCCGACCGAGACCGTCTACGGACTCGGTGCCGACGCGCTCGATCCCGACGCCGTCGAGCGCGTGTTCGAAGTCAAGGGTCGAGACCGCTCGAAACCGGTCTCGCTCGCCGTTCCGACGTTCGAAACGGCCATCGCGGAGGGATACATCCGCGCCAGCGACCGCGAGCGCGAGTTCGCCGCGACGTTCCTTCCGGGTCCGGTGACGCTCCTCTGTGAGCGTCGAGCGGTCGTTCCGGATATCCTGACGGCTGGCCGCGAGCGCGTGGGCGTTCGGGTGCCCGACTGCGAGCCCGCACTCGAGTTGCTTGAGCGCGTCGATCGACCGATCACCGCGACGAGCGCTAACGTTAGCGGGCAGCCGAGTGCCCGCCGAGTCGACGACATCGATGAGCGGGTTCGGAACGCCGCGGTCGTTCTGGATCTCGAGGGCGGACGGTACTCGCCGAGTCAGCCCTCCTCGGACCGGGACGAATCCGGCGAAGTCGGGAGCACCGTCGTGGACCTCTCGACGGCGACGATCCACCGACGCGGTGCACTCGCCGACGAGATCGAGGCGTGGCTCGAGGATTCGGACCTAACCGAACCCGAGTAA
- a CDS encoding CRISPR-associated protein Cas4, giving the protein MSRARVSFSDLRTATYCPRKCYYQRTDDDYDREPPPEVESIRALATRYEELLAAPTGALEEEPIAVAAVRYRDRLEATRDRLADAGRWRRLCEPSHRDVLATGQHCRGIVHKVLEEPLEPALVSAGKPPERGVWEPQSVHAVAAAKALAWEYQTTVDRAWLEYPAYGIVRSVELTTRRKARFRRALRTVRELDGPPARISNRSKCESCEFAERCGVRTRTLRSLLGFG; this is encoded by the coding sequence GTGTCTCGAGCCCGCGTTTCGTTTAGCGACCTGCGGACGGCGACGTACTGTCCCCGGAAGTGCTACTATCAGCGGACGGACGACGACTACGACCGCGAACCGCCGCCGGAAGTCGAGTCGATCCGTGCGCTCGCGACGCGCTACGAGGAGCTACTCGCGGCTCCGACGGGCGCGCTCGAGGAGGAACCCATCGCCGTCGCCGCCGTTCGCTATCGCGACCGACTCGAGGCAACCCGCGACCGACTCGCGGACGCCGGCCGCTGGCGTCGGCTCTGTGAACCGAGTCATCGAGACGTGTTGGCGACGGGACAGCACTGTCGCGGGATCGTTCACAAGGTTCTCGAGGAGCCGCTCGAGCCCGCCCTTGTTTCGGCCGGCAAACCGCCCGAGCGGGGCGTCTGGGAGCCCCAGTCGGTCCACGCCGTCGCGGCCGCGAAGGCGCTGGCCTGGGAGTATCAGACGACGGTCGACCGCGCCTGGCTCGAGTACCCCGCCTACGGGATCGTTCGCTCCGTGGAACTCACGACGCGCCGGAAGGCACGGTTCCGTCGCGCGCTCAGAACGGTTCGGGAACTCGACGGACCGCCGGCTCGAATCTCCAATCGATCGAAGTGCGAGTCCTGTGAGTTTGCCGAACGATGTGGCGTTCGAACGCGGACGTTGCGCTCGTTACTCGGGTTCGGTTAG
- a CDS encoding conditioned medium-induced protein 4, translating into MNEKTEELRDIFTNVTDGEATVTESQEDTRGSLERDERTTRERLENVVTQMRNRYEFETPLSDDELITVAKSFYEGESDAEIADDLGIEPEDVFEARMSLHLVSDDDADEVDLVAIRDREEDDAALATEYDVSEAQIRHYRRIAAAEDESRAANDRYRDEFDSVLADSELSERMATDVREDGLEDATEGMETDVDF; encoded by the coding sequence ATGAACGAAAAAACCGAGGAACTCCGGGATATCTTCACCAACGTCACCGACGGCGAGGCCACGGTTACCGAATCGCAAGAGGACACCCGTGGCTCGCTCGAGCGAGACGAGCGAACGACCAGGGAACGCCTCGAGAACGTGGTGACGCAGATGCGCAACCGATACGAGTTCGAGACGCCGCTATCCGACGACGAACTCATCACCGTCGCGAAGTCCTTCTACGAGGGCGAAAGCGACGCGGAAATCGCCGACGACCTCGGTATCGAACCCGAGGACGTGTTCGAGGCGCGAATGTCGTTGCATCTCGTGAGCGATGACGACGCGGACGAGGTCGATCTCGTGGCGATCCGCGACCGCGAGGAAGACGACGCCGCGCTGGCTACGGAGTACGACGTGAGCGAGGCACAGATCCGGCACTACCGCCGAATCGCTGCCGCCGAAGACGAGTCGCGGGCGGCGAACGACCGCTACCGCGACGAGTTCGACAGCGTTCTCGCGGATTCGGAGCTCTCGGAGCGGATGGCGACCGACGTCCGCGAGGACGGACTCGAGGACGCGACCGAGGGGATGGAGACGGACGTGGATTTCTAA
- a CDS encoding (Fe-S)-binding protein produces the protein MNVIAQSEATRETYLGIGDIGYAMFYLLVAITLAVFAYGVYQRFSRYARGDDDPFARLDDLPNRIVSSAKIVLSNEKQFNRDLYGGLMHSFIMWGFLTLLIATLIIGFEQYGTDLLLGIQFWRGDFYLTYQFIVDAMGLLFVVGIGMALYRRYWVQNHRLWGRHTSNEDDIFIWTLFGLGVGGFLLEGFRIYITGMPEHEVVSFVGYGLAMVFDAIGISTTEAATGAGYSAVANLGFNAETLHWLTWWSHSLLALFFIAWIPYAKPFHMISSFANVVTRDEKAGKRLPNVPSDLDATNAESIDDFTWKEILDQDACTKCGRCSSVCPAKASDRPLDPRNVILDLKTYREELDAGGEEKPIIADGGTSVINSETMESCMACMACMDACPVEIEHLQSFTRLNRQLTDQGDVSSSMQDVFQNVMQNGNTFGDSPRNRGDWTDELDYDVPDARDETVDYLWYVGDFPSYDERNKKVARSLATILQEADVSFGILFDDEKYDGNDIRRVGEEFLYVELAGHHVETWEDCEFDTIVCTDPHSYNTFKNEYPEVDFEEFADDPMMPFDYEQRWNADGETDVLHWTQAVEELVTDGKLDLNGTELDYTVTYHDPCHLGRYNDEYEAPRELIKATGCELDEMPRNRDNSFCCGGGGGGLWMDFEEEPKPSEERIREALEDTDAGAGVEKFVVACPMCMTMYEDGRKTGGYEDEIDVVDVAELIVEAIGAAEKAKLEVAAD, from the coding sequence GTGAACGTGATAGCCCAATCGGAGGCTACCAGAGAAACGTATCTGGGGATCGGTGACATCGGCTATGCGATGTTTTATCTTCTCGTCGCGATTACCCTCGCCGTCTTCGCCTACGGCGTCTACCAGCGTTTTAGCCGGTACGCACGGGGCGACGACGACCCGTTCGCTCGGCTCGACGATCTGCCGAACCGAATCGTGAGTTCGGCCAAGATCGTCCTCTCGAACGAGAAACAGTTCAACAGGGACCTCTACGGCGGCCTGATGCACTCTTTTATCATGTGGGGATTCCTGACGCTGCTCATCGCGACGCTGATCATCGGCTTCGAACAGTACGGTACCGATCTACTGCTCGGTATCCAGTTTTGGCGGGGCGACTTCTATCTCACCTACCAGTTCATCGTCGACGCGATGGGGCTGTTGTTCGTCGTCGGAATCGGGATGGCGCTCTACCGACGCTACTGGGTCCAGAACCACCGTCTCTGGGGCCGTCACACCTCTAACGAGGACGACATCTTCATCTGGACGCTGTTCGGGCTCGGCGTCGGCGGCTTCCTCCTCGAGGGATTTCGGATCTACATCACCGGGATGCCGGAACACGAAGTCGTCAGCTTCGTCGGCTACGGGCTGGCGATGGTGTTCGACGCGATCGGTATTTCGACGACCGAAGCGGCGACGGGCGCGGGCTACTCCGCCGTCGCCAATCTCGGCTTCAACGCCGAGACGCTCCACTGGCTGACCTGGTGGTCTCACTCGCTGCTCGCGCTCTTTTTCATCGCGTGGATCCCCTACGCCAAGCCGTTCCACATGATCTCTTCCTTTGCGAACGTCGTCACCCGCGACGAGAAGGCCGGCAAACGCCTGCCGAACGTCCCGTCGGACCTCGACGCGACCAACGCCGAATCCATCGACGACTTCACCTGGAAGGAGATCCTCGACCAGGACGCTTGTACCAAGTGCGGCCGGTGTTCGTCGGTCTGTCCCGCGAAGGCCTCCGACCGCCCGCTCGATCCGCGAAACGTCATCCTCGACCTGAAGACGTACCGCGAGGAACTCGACGCCGGCGGCGAAGAGAAGCCGATCATCGCCGACGGCGGCACGAGCGTGATCAACTCGGAGACGATGGAGTCCTGTATGGCCTGTATGGCCTGCATGGACGCCTGTCCCGTCGAGATCGAGCACCTCCAATCGTTCACCCGGCTCAACCGCCAGCTAACCGACCAGGGCGACGTGTCCTCGAGCATGCAGGACGTCTTCCAGAACGTCATGCAAAACGGCAACACGTTCGGCGATTCGCCTCGAAATCGCGGCGACTGGACCGACGAACTCGACTACGACGTCCCCGACGCCCGCGACGAGACGGTCGACTACCTCTGGTACGTCGGCGACTTCCCGAGCTACGACGAGCGCAACAAGAAGGTCGCCCGCTCGCTGGCGACGATTCTACAGGAAGCCGACGTCAGCTTCGGCATCCTCTTCGACGACGAGAAGTACGACGGCAACGACATCCGCCGCGTCGGCGAGGAGTTCCTCTACGTCGAACTCGCCGGTCACCACGTCGAGACCTGGGAGGACTGCGAGTTCGATACGATCGTCTGCACCGACCCGCACTCCTACAACACCTTCAAAAACGAGTATCCGGAGGTCGACTTCGAGGAGTTCGCTGACGACCCGATGATGCCCTTCGATTACGAACAGCGGTGGAACGCGGACGGCGAGACCGACGTGCTCCACTGGACGCAGGCGGTCGAGGAACTGGTCACAGACGGTAAACTCGACCTCAACGGCACCGAACTCGACTACACGGTCACCTACCACGATCCGTGTCACCTCGGCCGGTACAACGACGAGTACGAGGCTCCCCGCGAACTGATCAAAGCGACCGGCTGTGAACTCGACGAAATGCCCCGCAACCGCGACAACTCCTTCTGTTGTGGCGGCGGCGGCGGCGGCCTCTGGATGGACTTCGAGGAGGAGCCAAAGCCGAGCGAGGAACGGATTCGAGAGGCGCTCGAGGACACCGACGCCGGCGCGGGCGTCGAGAAGTTCGTCGTCGCCTGCCCGATGTGCATGACGATGTACGAGGACGGCCGCAAGACCGGCGGCTACGAGGACGAGATCGACGTCGTCGACGTCGCCGAACTGATCGTCGAGGCGATCGGCGCAGCGGAAAAAGCGAAACTCGAGGTTGCGGCCGACTGA
- a CDS encoding type 1 glutamine amidotransferase produces the protein MSQLRIAVLNASHQGENTTRNFRRELDASLSEFDATEGAVPDGFDYDGAVVTGSRSSVYWDDDWMQSTKEWVADAIDRGVPFFGVCWGHQLLADVLGGTVEDMGAYEVGYSEIEQLEQVDSRLFEGISDCFTAFTSHSDEVVELPPGAEPLAENHYSNHGFRKDRVFGVQFHPEYDIRTARELVHRKELSDDRLESVLEEITEENYRRACEAKQVFDNFLAFVREVKTADVTADAPGTDASTSVGCSD, from the coding sequence ATGAGTCAGCTCCGTATTGCCGTCCTGAACGCGTCACACCAGGGCGAGAACACGACGCGAAACTTCCGACGCGAACTCGACGCGTCCCTCTCCGAATTCGACGCTACCGAGGGTGCGGTGCCCGACGGTTTCGACTACGACGGCGCCGTCGTCACCGGCTCTCGATCGTCGGTCTACTGGGACGACGACTGGATGCAATCCACCAAGGAATGGGTCGCGGACGCGATCGACCGCGGCGTTCCGTTCTTCGGGGTCTGTTGGGGCCACCAGCTACTCGCAGACGTCCTCGGCGGAACCGTCGAGGATATGGGTGCCTACGAGGTCGGCTACAGCGAGATCGAGCAACTCGAGCAAGTCGACTCGCGACTGTTCGAGGGCATCAGCGACTGCTTTACCGCCTTCACGAGCCACTCCGACGAGGTCGTCGAACTACCCCCAGGTGCGGAACCGCTCGCGGAGAATCACTACTCCAATCACGGCTTCCGAAAGGACCGCGTCTTCGGCGTCCAGTTCCACCCCGAGTACGACATCAGGACCGCTCGTGAACTCGTCCACCGCAAGGAACTCTCCGACGATCGCCTCGAGTCCGTCCTGGAGGAGATCACCGAGGAGAACTACCGGCGAGCCTGCGAGGCGAAACAGGTGTTCGACAACTTCCTCGCGTTCGTCCGCGAGGTGAAGACGGCCGACGTCACCGCCGATGCACCGGGCACGGACGCGTCGACGTCCGTCGGCTGTTCCGACTAA
- a CDS encoding class I adenylate-forming enzyme family protein: MTLSLARRAERFPDRTAVVDISEERLYAPAETIHENRVSYGDLSRIAARTAERLSALDVGPGDIVCLVTRNRVASLALLFACRRLGATLAPISHWLTPASVDRPFDVVDPDLVVSEAAQRDLVRSIPFDRSVTLEELADADRESVDDGRESGRDTERPLLLLHGDDGRPVVGYSARTLEWNCISSIVAWGLSGDDVAPLVTPLSAADGLVRVALSILYVGGTLLLDRAFDPGDTLTAIDAENATVLAGRARALTDMAAESGFEDAVDSLERAVLEGSLDDDSRGRYRDADVPIARAYGRLECPTALSQSFPSDGDPAAVGRPVPDCRVRLIDVDGTVLEGEADGRLALSGPVVAEGYVTAAGTDDENWYEPDEIRGDSDDDTGGRGRFEDGWFRTDERFHRAGDGTYRPR; the protein is encoded by the coding sequence GTGACTCTCTCGCTGGCTCGTCGGGCCGAACGCTTTCCGGATCGGACGGCGGTCGTCGACATCTCCGAAGAGCGGTTGTACGCGCCCGCCGAAACCATCCACGAGAACCGGGTATCGTACGGCGACCTCTCGAGGATCGCGGCGCGAACGGCCGAACGCCTCTCGGCGCTCGACGTCGGACCCGGCGATATCGTCTGTCTGGTGACGCGAAACCGGGTCGCTTCGCTCGCACTCCTGTTCGCCTGCCGTCGCCTCGGTGCGACCCTCGCGCCGATCTCTCACTGGCTGACGCCCGCCTCCGTCGACCGTCCGTTCGACGTCGTCGACCCCGACCTCGTGGTTTCGGAAGCCGCCCAACGCGACCTCGTGCGGTCGATTCCGTTCGACCGATCGGTGACGCTCGAGGAACTCGCCGACGCCGACCGCGAGTCGGTCGACGACGGCCGTGAATCCGGGCGCGATACCGAGCGGCCGCTACTGCTCCTTCACGGTGACGACGGACGTCCGGTCGTCGGCTACTCAGCCCGCACCCTGGAGTGGAACTGCATCTCGAGTATCGTGGCCTGGGGGCTCTCGGGGGACGACGTTGCCCCGCTCGTCACGCCGCTGTCGGCGGCCGATGGGCTCGTTCGCGTCGCGCTGTCGATCCTCTACGTCGGCGGCACCCTCCTGCTCGATCGGGCGTTCGATCCCGGCGATACGCTGACCGCCATCGACGCGGAGAACGCGACGGTCCTCGCGGGGCGAGCCCGAGCGCTCACCGATATGGCGGCCGAATCCGGGTTCGAAGACGCCGTCGACTCGCTCGAGCGGGCGGTCCTCGAGGGCTCGCTCGACGACGATTCCCGCGGACGGTATCGTGACGCCGACGTCCCGATCGCTCGCGCCTACGGCCGACTCGAGTGCCCGACCGCGTTGAGCCAGTCGTTCCCGTCGGACGGCGACCCGGCCGCTGTCGGTCGGCCGGTTCCGGACTGTCGAGTCCGTCTGATCGACGTGGACGGAACCGTACTCGAGGGCGAGGCTGACGGACGGCTCGCGCTTTCGGGACCGGTGGTCGCCGAGGGCTACGTAACCGCTGCCGGAACCGACGACGAGAACTGGTACGAACCCGACGAAATCCGGGGCGATTCGGACGACGATACCGGTGGCCGCGGCCGCTTCGAAGACGGCTGGTTCCGCACCGACGAACGATTCCATCGCGCCGGAGACGGAACCTACCGACCGCGGTAA
- a CDS encoding cation:proton antiporter, whose product MQFAWSDGPSGYAIAIPELPLEEPVLVFTLALTVFLVGPLLVRRLGQPGIVGIVLFGAILGPGGIGLVAHSDAIVLLGEVGLIYLLFTVGLELDLRQFAEDPGSAALFGLTSFGLPFIVGTGVVMALLDVNLLAALLLAAVFASHTLLAYPVVNQYDITQNRAVTAVFGGILFTDTLALFVLALVRSASEGGLTAAVVLEKVVALVVLVGGVWFVVPPIARQFFQNFSEESYFEFLFVTVVFFAAASVATLLDIAPILGAFVGGLALNRLIPEGGTLLSRIEFAGNALFIPFFLLHVGMLVDATVILDGWRTLEVAAVVIGTMVALKWLAAWLVGRIQGYTPDERGVIFGLSIGQAAAALAITLIGYDVGLFDAAVLNAVVLMLLVTAVISPWLTKRAGRRLALAEDVEPGDEAPTDPRILLPVTHADDQQRRLLELALLFKDGRNRPIHTLTVVRPDRTGDPTRAVEDAYDDLEELIAVGNEAEVSVDAEIRVDHNPASGIVRGAVEVQADLLLLGWDAQRSIGQRLFGSVIDQVLDRTTDPVLVARLGHPINTTDRLFVVLPAGIDHHAGFFESVALLKRLAGRLGAPLTVLAVGGSAHQYERLFELVEPELDAEFRELTSWSALRTQLAEEATADDVVSVISSRPGSVGWHDALADFPYRLAELPTESFVLLHPREDDPEYDRQFLRFE is encoded by the coding sequence ATGCAGTTCGCGTGGTCTGACGGACCGTCGGGATACGCAATCGCGATTCCGGAACTACCGCTCGAGGAGCCGGTGCTCGTGTTCACCCTCGCGCTGACGGTCTTCTTGGTCGGCCCCCTACTCGTGCGGCGACTCGGCCAGCCGGGCATCGTCGGGATCGTCCTGTTCGGCGCGATACTCGGCCCGGGCGGTATCGGGCTCGTCGCACATAGCGACGCGATCGTCCTGCTCGGCGAGGTCGGACTGATCTACCTCCTCTTTACCGTCGGCCTCGAACTCGACCTCCGGCAGTTCGCCGAGGATCCGGGTAGCGCGGCCCTGTTCGGCCTCACCAGTTTCGGGCTGCCGTTTATCGTCGGGACCGGCGTCGTGATGGCCCTGCTCGACGTGAATCTGCTCGCCGCGTTACTCCTCGCGGCCGTCTTCGCCTCGCACACGCTGCTCGCGTATCCGGTCGTCAACCAGTACGATATCACCCAAAATCGGGCCGTGACGGCGGTCTTCGGCGGCATTCTGTTCACGGACACGCTCGCCCTGTTCGTCCTCGCGCTGGTCCGGAGCGCGTCCGAGGGAGGTCTCACCGCCGCCGTCGTCCTCGAGAAAGTCGTGGCACTGGTCGTGCTGGTCGGGGGCGTCTGGTTCGTCGTCCCGCCGATCGCCCGACAGTTCTTCCAGAACTTCAGCGAGGAGAGCTACTTCGAGTTCCTCTTCGTCACGGTGGTCTTCTTCGCTGCGGCCAGCGTCGCGACGCTGCTGGACATCGCACCGATCCTCGGCGCGTTCGTCGGCGGTCTCGCGCTCAACCGATTGATCCCAGAGGGCGGCACGCTGCTCTCTCGTATCGAGTTCGCCGGCAACGCCCTCTTCATCCCCTTCTTCCTGCTGCACGTCGGGATGCTCGTCGACGCGACGGTCATCCTCGACGGCTGGCGGACGCTCGAGGTGGCGGCCGTCGTCATCGGCACCATGGTCGCACTGAAGTGGCTCGCCGCATGGCTCGTCGGCCGGATCCAGGGGTACACCCCCGACGAACGGGGCGTCATCTTTGGCCTCTCGATCGGACAGGCCGCGGCGGCGCTCGCGATCACGCTGATCGGGTACGACGTGGGACTGTTCGACGCCGCCGTCCTCAACGCGGTGGTGCTCATGCTGCTCGTGACCGCGGTCATCAGCCCCTGGCTGACGAAGCGGGCCGGACGACGGCTCGCGCTCGCCGAGGACGTCGAACCCGGCGACGAGGCGCCCACGGATCCGCGAATCCTGCTGCCGGTCACCCACGCCGACGACCAGCAGCGTCGGCTACTCGAACTCGCCTTGCTGTTCAAGGACGGGCGGAACCGCCCGATTCACACGCTGACGGTCGTCCGGCCCGATCGGACGGGCGACCCCACCCGGGCGGTCGAGGACGCCTACGACGACCTCGAGGAGCTAATCGCCGTCGGCAACGAGGCCGAGGTCTCCGTCGACGCGGAGATCCGCGTCGACCACAACCCCGCCTCCGGGATCGTCCGCGGAGCGGTCGAAGTGCAGGCAGACCTGCTTCTGCTCGGCTGGGACGCACAGCGTTCGATCGGTCAGCGGCTGTTCGGATCCGTCATCGATCAGGTCCTCGACCGCACGACCGATCCCGTACTGGTCGCCAGGCTCGGCCATCCGATCAACACGACCGACCGGCTCTTCGTCGTACTTCCGGCAGGTATCGACCATCACGCCGGGTTTTTCGAGAGCGTCGCCCTGCTGAAACGGCTCGCGGGTCGACTCGGGGCACCGCTGACCGTCCTCGCGGTCGGGGGGTCGGCCCACCAGTACGAACGGCTCTTCGAACTCGTCGAACCGGAACTGGACGCCGAGTTCCGCGAACTGACCTCTTGGTCCGCATTGCGGACGCAGCTGGCGGAGGAAGCGACGGCGGACGACGTGGTCAGCGTAATCTCCTCGCGGCCGGGCAGCGTCGGCTGGCACGACGCACTCGCGGACTTTCCCTACCGGCTGGCGGAGCTACCGACGGAGTCGTTCGTCCTGTTACACCCGCGGGAGGACGATCCGGAGTACGACCGCCAGTTCCTCAGGTTCGAGTAG
- a CDS encoding alpha/beta fold hydrolase, translated as MPTASNGTVSLYYDRAGEDGADGESVVFVSEAGLGGWLWGWQHAALAGPHEVVVWDLRGTGRSDAPSGPYALETLVADLEAVLVDCEIRTAHLVGCGLGGTIALRAARDLSRVETLTLFGTAARESAFELDPLFAPLNDSEALRDSLSAGLSDEFCESQPEVCDGVVDWRSDGDADRAGWEAQVAALESFDATDWLVEVTQPTRILHGGADELVSPSAGRDLARGLPRGEFDVLEGAGHLCQIERSRTVNDRILGVLEAHTDDG; from the coding sequence ATGCCCACCGCATCGAACGGCACCGTTTCGCTGTACTACGACCGCGCGGGCGAGGACGGGGCCGACGGCGAGTCGGTCGTCTTCGTCTCCGAGGCCGGCCTCGGCGGCTGGCTGTGGGGCTGGCAACACGCCGCCCTCGCCGGTCCTCACGAGGTCGTCGTCTGGGACCTCCGCGGAACCGGCCGGTCGGACGCGCCGTCCGGACCCTACGCCCTCGAGACGCTCGTCGCCGATCTCGAGGCGGTCCTCGTCGACTGTGAGATCCGCACGGCCCACCTCGTCGGCTGCGGATTGGGCGGGACGATTGCGCTTCGCGCCGCTCGAGACCTGAGTCGGGTCGAGACGCTGACGCTCTTCGGGACCGCGGCGCGGGAATCGGCGTTCGAGCTCGACCCGCTGTTCGCGCCGCTGAACGATTCCGAAGCGCTCCGGGACTCGCTTTCGGCGGGGCTCTCGGACGAATTCTGCGAGTCCCAGCCCGAGGTCTGTGATGGAGTCGTCGACTGGCGGAGCGATGGTGACGCGGATCGGGCGGGATGGGAGGCGCAGGTGGCCGCACTCGAGAGCTTCGACGCGACCGACTGGCTGGTCGAGGTCACCCAACCGACGCGGATTTTGCACGGTGGGGCGGACGAACTGGTGTCGCCTTCGGCCGGCCGGGACCTCGCTCGAGGGCTGCCTCGAGGGGAGTTCGACGTCCTCGAAGGGGCGGGTCATCTGTGCCAGATCGAGCGCTCGCGGACGGTCAACGATCGGATTCTGGGCGTTCTCGAGGCTCACACCGATGACGGGTGA